A part of Andrena cerasifolii isolate SP2316 chromosome 10, iyAndCera1_principal, whole genome shotgun sequence genomic DNA contains:
- the Stat92e gene encoding signal transducer and transcription activator Stat92E isoform X2: MSLWAKAQQLPQDALQQVRSVYGEHFPIEVRHFLSSWIEEKMWTDVEPENPQHEQYIANLVISLIQELESKAASLNTDDMFLTKLKLMEAAKNFRQRYTHNPSMLYRIIRHCLGTEMKLVAQVENLGGALMSMTGGKVGLISDAVAEIAQHVESLRRRTQETGEDLRKMEQEQEAFAISYHECTKLNAHLQHLATQPQNQQNLDLEKKIRRQTEQQEQLLNHKVAGLMQLRLTLADKLKDTITRLNSLQSRVLDDELIRWKRDQQLAGNGTPFNSNLDTIQEWCESLAELIWLNRQQIKEAERLKQKFALEPPGMQDILPTLNSQITQLLSSLVTSTFIIEKQPPQVMKTNTRFTSTVRLLVGGKLNVHMTPPQVKVSIISEAQATALLKSDKMAKSGEASGEILNNTGTMEYHQATRQLSVSFRNMQLKKIKRAEKKGTESVMDEKFSLLFQSQFSVGGGELVFQVWTLSLPVVVIVHGNQEPHAWATVTWDNAFAEPGRVPFVVPDKVPWSQAAEALNVKFRSATGRSLTEDNLRFLAEKVFRGGNASGQDYSGLMLSWAQFCKEPLPERNFTFWEWFYAVMKLTREHLRGPWIDGYILGFVRKKQTEEMLANCASGTFLMRFSDSELGGITIAWVGDQTEVFMLQPFTSKDFAIRSLADRVSDLQHLLYLYPDLSKDQAFSKYYTPFTENQSTSTNGYVKPLLVTHVPGWGGPIVGSQTPSHSSVVSGVGNSGQSGPGGSYPATPSTMFQAHSPDPSVTRDTPSVASRYFIQDMQRFLV; this comes from the exons ATGTCGCTGTGGGCGAAAGCGCAGCAACTGCCGCAAGATGCGCTGCAACAAGTGCGTTCGGTATACGGGGAGCACTTTCCGATAGAGGTGCGGCATTTTTTGTCTTCTTGGATAGAAGAGAAAATGTG GACCGACGTAGAGCCTGAAAATCCACAGCACGAACAATACATAGCTAATCTTGTAATATCCCTGATACAAGAATTAGAATCCAAGGCAGCTTCCTTGAATACGGACGATATGTTTCTGACGAAATTGAAGTTAATGGAGGCTGCGAAGAATTTTCGT CAAAGATACACCCACAATCCATCGATGTTGTATAGAATAATTAGACACTGTCTAGGGACAGAAATGAAATTAGTAGCGCAAGTAGAGAATTTGGGTGGCGCTTTGATGAGCATGACAGGAGGAAAAGTCGGGTTGATCAGCGACGCCGTCGCGGAGATAGCGCAGCACGTGGAGTCTCTGCGGCGCAGGACGCAGGAAACCGGGGAAGACTTGCGAAAAATGGAGCAAGAACAGGAAGCATTCGCTATCAGTTATCACGAATGTACGAAATTGAACGCGCACCTCCAACATCTTGCGACGCAGCCGCAGAATCAGCAAAACTTGGACCTGGAGAAGAAGATCAGGAG GCAAACCGAGCAGCAAGAGCAACTACTCAATCATAAAGTGGCTGGTTTAATGCAGTTGCGGTTGACACTAGCTGACAAACTGAAAGACACCATCACCAGACTGAACAGCTTGCAGTCTAGAGTTTTGGATGATGAACTCATCAG ATGGAAGAGAGATCAGCAATTAGCCGGAAACGGCACACCGTTCAACAGTAATTTGGACACCATTCAGGAGTGGTGCGAAAGCCTAGCCGAGTTGATTTGGCTGAATCGTCAACAGATCAAGGAAGCGGAACGCTTGAAGCAGAAGTTCGCACTGGAACCACCGGGCATGCAGGATATTCTTCCTACATTGAATTCGCAGATCACGCAGCTCCTTAGCTCCCTGGTTACTAGCACGTTCATCATAGAAAAGCAACCACCGCAAGTGATGAAGACCAATACTCGTTTCACGAGTACGGTACGCCTTCTCGTGGGCGGAAAGTTAAACGTCCACATGACTCCCCCTCAAGTGAAAGTCAGCATCATCAGCGAGGCTCAGGCCACAGCTCTGTTGAAGAGCGACAAAATGGCGAAAAGCGGGGAAGCTAGCGGTGAAATTCTGAACAACACAGGAACGATGGAGTATCATCAG GCCACGAGGCAACTCTCCGTAAGCTTCCGTAACATGCAATTGAAGAAGATCAAAAGGGCGGAGAAGAAAGGAACGGAGTCTGTGATGGACGAGAAGTTTTCGCTCCTCTTCCAGTCGCAATTCAGCGTTGGAGGAGGTGAATTGGTATTCCAAGTGTGGACGTTGAGCTTGCCAGTGGTGGTGATCGTGCACGGGAACCAGGAGCCGCACGCGTGGGCCACGGTCACTTGGGACAACGCTTTCGCCGAGCCCGGAAGAGTGCCGTTCGTGGTTCCCGACAAAGTTCCATGGAGCCAGGCAGCCGAGGCACTGAACGTGAAGTTCAGATCGGCGACGGGTCGCTCGTTGACAGAGGATAACCTCCGGTTCCTCGCGGAAAAGGTATTCCGCGGTGGAAACGCGAGCGGGCAAGACTACTCCGGTCTGATGCTGAGCTGGGCACAGTTCTGCAAGGAGCCGTTACCCGAGAGGAACTTCACCTTCTGGGAATGGTTTTACGCCGTGATGAAGTTAACCAGGGAGCACTTGAGGGGCCCGTGGATCGACGGATACATATTGGGATTCGTAAGGAAGAAACAAACGGAAGAAATGTTGGCCAACTGCGCGTCGGGGACATTCCTCATGCGATTCTCAGACTCTGAACTCGGTGGTATCACCATCGCATGGGTTGGAG ACCAAACGGAAGTCTTCATGCTACAGCCGTTCACGAGCAAGGATTTCGCGATTCGCAGTCTGGCGGATCGGGTGTCCGATTTGCAGCACTTGCTCTACCTCTATCCAGACCTTTCAAAGGATCAAGCGTTCTCCAAATACTATACGCCGTTCACAG AAAATCAGTCCACGTCGACAAACGGATACGTGAAACCCCTGTTAGTGACGCACGTACCTGGTTGGGGTGGACCAATTGTCGGTAGCCAGACCCCGTCCCACTCCTCTGTGGTCAGCGGGGTCGGGAACAGTGGCCAGAGCGGTCCAGGGGGTAGCTACCCCGCGACGCCGTCCACCATGTTCCAAGCGCACAGTCCCGACCCGTCCGTGACGCGCGACACTCCGTCGGTGGCTTCCAG ATACTTCATACAAGATATGCAAAGGTTTCTTGTTTGA
- the Stat92e gene encoding signal transducer and transcription activator Stat92E isoform X1, whose product MSLWAKAQQLPQDALQQVRSVYGEHFPIEVRHFLSSWIEEKMWTDVEPENPQHEQYIANLVISLIQELESKAASLNTDDMFLTKLKLMEAAKNFRQRYTHNPSMLYRIIRHCLGTEMKLVAQVENLGGALMSMTGGKVGLISDAVAEIAQHVESLRRRTQETGEDLRKMEQEQEAFAISYHECTKLNAHLQHLATQPQNQQNLDLEKKIRRQTEQQEQLLNHKVAGLMQLRLTLADKLKDTITRLNSLQSRVLDDELIRWKRDQQLAGNGTPFNSNLDTIQEWCESLAELIWLNRQQIKEAERLKQKFALEPPGMQDILPTLNSQITQLLSSLVTSTFIIEKQPPQVMKTNTRFTSTVRLLVGGKLNVHMTPPQVKVSIISEAQATALLKSDKMAKSGEASGEILNNTGTMEYHQATRQLSVSFRNMQLKKIKRAEKKGTESVMDEKFSLLFQSQFSVGGGELVFQVWTLSLPVVVIVHGNQEPHAWATVTWDNAFAEPGRVPFVVPDKVPWSQAAEALNVKFRSATGRSLTEDNLRFLAEKVFRGGNASGQDYSGLMLSWAQFCKEPLPERNFTFWEWFYAVMKLTREHLRGPWIDGYILGFVRKKQTEEMLANCASGTFLMRFSDSELGGITIAWVGDQTEVFMLQPFTSKDFAIRSLADRVSDLQHLLYLYPDLSKDQAFSKYYTPFTENQSTSTNGYVKPLLVTHVPGWGGPIVGSQTPSHSSVVSGVGNSGQSGPGGSYPATPSTMFQAHSPDPSVTRDTPSVASSYAPGLGQSSVGRANSDMDYVELMGPSELPSIDENLNWDHLNGFSFSEFIQSYNAKPQ is encoded by the exons ATGTCGCTGTGGGCGAAAGCGCAGCAACTGCCGCAAGATGCGCTGCAACAAGTGCGTTCGGTATACGGGGAGCACTTTCCGATAGAGGTGCGGCATTTTTTGTCTTCTTGGATAGAAGAGAAAATGTG GACCGACGTAGAGCCTGAAAATCCACAGCACGAACAATACATAGCTAATCTTGTAATATCCCTGATACAAGAATTAGAATCCAAGGCAGCTTCCTTGAATACGGACGATATGTTTCTGACGAAATTGAAGTTAATGGAGGCTGCGAAGAATTTTCGT CAAAGATACACCCACAATCCATCGATGTTGTATAGAATAATTAGACACTGTCTAGGGACAGAAATGAAATTAGTAGCGCAAGTAGAGAATTTGGGTGGCGCTTTGATGAGCATGACAGGAGGAAAAGTCGGGTTGATCAGCGACGCCGTCGCGGAGATAGCGCAGCACGTGGAGTCTCTGCGGCGCAGGACGCAGGAAACCGGGGAAGACTTGCGAAAAATGGAGCAAGAACAGGAAGCATTCGCTATCAGTTATCACGAATGTACGAAATTGAACGCGCACCTCCAACATCTTGCGACGCAGCCGCAGAATCAGCAAAACTTGGACCTGGAGAAGAAGATCAGGAG GCAAACCGAGCAGCAAGAGCAACTACTCAATCATAAAGTGGCTGGTTTAATGCAGTTGCGGTTGACACTAGCTGACAAACTGAAAGACACCATCACCAGACTGAACAGCTTGCAGTCTAGAGTTTTGGATGATGAACTCATCAG ATGGAAGAGAGATCAGCAATTAGCCGGAAACGGCACACCGTTCAACAGTAATTTGGACACCATTCAGGAGTGGTGCGAAAGCCTAGCCGAGTTGATTTGGCTGAATCGTCAACAGATCAAGGAAGCGGAACGCTTGAAGCAGAAGTTCGCACTGGAACCACCGGGCATGCAGGATATTCTTCCTACATTGAATTCGCAGATCACGCAGCTCCTTAGCTCCCTGGTTACTAGCACGTTCATCATAGAAAAGCAACCACCGCAAGTGATGAAGACCAATACTCGTTTCACGAGTACGGTACGCCTTCTCGTGGGCGGAAAGTTAAACGTCCACATGACTCCCCCTCAAGTGAAAGTCAGCATCATCAGCGAGGCTCAGGCCACAGCTCTGTTGAAGAGCGACAAAATGGCGAAAAGCGGGGAAGCTAGCGGTGAAATTCTGAACAACACAGGAACGATGGAGTATCATCAG GCCACGAGGCAACTCTCCGTAAGCTTCCGTAACATGCAATTGAAGAAGATCAAAAGGGCGGAGAAGAAAGGAACGGAGTCTGTGATGGACGAGAAGTTTTCGCTCCTCTTCCAGTCGCAATTCAGCGTTGGAGGAGGTGAATTGGTATTCCAAGTGTGGACGTTGAGCTTGCCAGTGGTGGTGATCGTGCACGGGAACCAGGAGCCGCACGCGTGGGCCACGGTCACTTGGGACAACGCTTTCGCCGAGCCCGGAAGAGTGCCGTTCGTGGTTCCCGACAAAGTTCCATGGAGCCAGGCAGCCGAGGCACTGAACGTGAAGTTCAGATCGGCGACGGGTCGCTCGTTGACAGAGGATAACCTCCGGTTCCTCGCGGAAAAGGTATTCCGCGGTGGAAACGCGAGCGGGCAAGACTACTCCGGTCTGATGCTGAGCTGGGCACAGTTCTGCAAGGAGCCGTTACCCGAGAGGAACTTCACCTTCTGGGAATGGTTTTACGCCGTGATGAAGTTAACCAGGGAGCACTTGAGGGGCCCGTGGATCGACGGATACATATTGGGATTCGTAAGGAAGAAACAAACGGAAGAAATGTTGGCCAACTGCGCGTCGGGGACATTCCTCATGCGATTCTCAGACTCTGAACTCGGTGGTATCACCATCGCATGGGTTGGAG ACCAAACGGAAGTCTTCATGCTACAGCCGTTCACGAGCAAGGATTTCGCGATTCGCAGTCTGGCGGATCGGGTGTCCGATTTGCAGCACTTGCTCTACCTCTATCCAGACCTTTCAAAGGATCAAGCGTTCTCCAAATACTATACGCCGTTCACAG AAAATCAGTCCACGTCGACAAACGGATACGTGAAACCCCTGTTAGTGACGCACGTACCTGGTTGGGGTGGACCAATTGTCGGTAGCCAGACCCCGTCCCACTCCTCTGTGGTCAGCGGGGTCGGGAACAGTGGCCAGAGCGGTCCAGGGGGTAGCTACCCCGCGACGCCGTCCACCATGTTCCAAGCGCACAGTCCCGACCCGTCCGTGACGCGCGACACTCCGTCGGTGGCTTCCAG